A window of the Candidatus Binataceae bacterium genome harbors these coding sequences:
- a CDS encoding 3-oxoacyl-[acyl-carrier-protein] synthase III C-terminal domain-containing protein encodes MATALPGPPLTTTELLTRIERRFGIDILRRGMVLASRLKIETRHISRDFEKRHEAPRLGHTNAELAAAALRAALDAAQVEANDLSYVIGHTTTPSCLAPPNIAFVVDHVGFDGPYMELRQACTGFANALVVVQGLLSTPGTKAVAIVGSETGSVYFDPARAEVDTAQLVNLVMMGDGAAAIVLGPDDQEPGPYISGNFFGQVGIGRRPGFSLAAGGSDQPYVEGGAIEFDHHYAAVRDNGPELFHHGAAIARALGTGVNDVDHVIPHQANGRMAELLGPFLGTDPSRIFVNADRLGNTGSAAIWLALAELRSRLEPGETALALGAEATKYMFGGFHYVHG; translated from the coding sequence ATGGCCACCGCATTGCCGGGACCGCCTCTCACGACCACCGAGCTGCTGACGCGGATTGAAAGGAGATTCGGCATCGACATATTACGGCGCGGAATGGTGCTCGCAAGTCGTCTCAAGATCGAAACACGACACATTTCCCGTGATTTTGAAAAACGTCACGAAGCGCCACGTCTTGGACACACCAATGCCGAATTGGCGGCCGCTGCTCTACGGGCGGCGCTCGATGCTGCGCAGGTGGAAGCGAACGATCTTTCTTACGTCATAGGCCACACGACTACCCCGTCGTGTCTGGCGCCACCGAACATAGCCTTCGTTGTCGATCATGTCGGCTTTGATGGACCTTATATGGAGTTGCGTCAAGCATGTACGGGGTTCGCAAACGCGCTGGTTGTGGTGCAAGGACTGCTCTCCACGCCCGGGACCAAGGCCGTCGCAATCGTCGGCTCCGAAACTGGATCCGTTTACTTCGACCCGGCGCGAGCCGAGGTAGATACCGCTCAATTGGTGAATCTCGTCATGATGGGAGATGGCGCTGCGGCGATCGTCCTAGGCCCTGACGATCAAGAACCGGGCCCGTATATTTCCGGCAACTTCTTCGGACAGGTCGGTATTGGTCGCCGGCCGGGCTTTTCACTCGCGGCCGGCGGTTCTGATCAACCTTATGTCGAGGGAGGCGCAATCGAATTCGATCACCATTACGCAGCCGTGCGCGATAACGGTCCGGAACTCTTCCATCATGGAGCTGCAATTGCGCGCGCACTTGGCACCGGTGTCAACGACGTAGACCACGTCATACCGCATCAGGCGAATGGCCGGATGGCGGAGTTGTTGGGGCCCTTTCTGGGTACGGATCCGTCGCGGATATTCGTCAACGCTGACCGTCTCGGCAACACCGGCTCAGCCGCCATCTGGCTCGCTCTTGCGGAGCTGCGGTCTCGCCTTGAGCCAGGCGAGACAGCGCTCGCTCTAGGAGCCGAAGCGACCAAGTACATGTTCGGCGGGTTCCACTATGTTCATGGATGA
- a CDS encoding ABC transporter ATP-binding protein, whose amino-acid sequence MFMDEIADAVGPPSALADETLVAVDGVAQRYARRVAVEGLSFTLRAGEVFGLVGANGGGKTTSLRILAGILKPDEGRGRVLGFDLVRDASKIRERVGYMSQRFSLYGDLSVFENLRFCASVYGLKRPREAAETAIDGFDLREYAGSPAGQLSGGWARRLQLAAALIHSPKLVLLDEPTAGLDATSRQLVWRHIGRLAIDGVGVVVSTHDLTEAERCSHAALLADGRVVATGTPDQIAQSVPAVAFLMSGIRARLMTQSVEAIPGVIASYPQGQSLRVVATASTEEDLLRVAASHQGGVTRVAMRLEDAVLAFTGRS is encoded by the coding sequence ATGTTCATGGATGAAATCGCAGATGCTGTGGGCCCCCCGTCCGCCCTAGCGGACGAAACGCTGGTCGCTGTGGATGGCGTTGCGCAGCGATATGCACGTCGCGTGGCCGTCGAGGGGCTGTCGTTCACGCTGCGTGCGGGTGAAGTCTTCGGGCTGGTAGGAGCCAACGGTGGCGGGAAGACCACGTCACTACGAATCCTGGCAGGAATTCTTAAACCGGATGAGGGACGAGGACGAGTGCTCGGCTTCGATCTGGTCCGCGACGCGAGCAAAATTCGCGAACGCGTCGGTTACATGTCGCAGCGGTTCTCACTCTATGGAGATCTGTCGGTTTTCGAGAACCTGCGCTTTTGCGCCTCGGTTTACGGGTTAAAGCGCCCGCGCGAAGCGGCCGAAACTGCGATCGATGGTTTCGACTTGCGCGAATACGCTGGCAGCCCGGCGGGACAGCTCTCCGGCGGCTGGGCCCGAAGGCTGCAACTCGCCGCGGCACTGATCCATTCTCCAAAACTAGTTCTCCTCGACGAGCCGACCGCGGGACTCGATGCAACCTCTCGCCAGCTGGTCTGGCGACACATCGGACGCCTCGCGATCGACGGAGTCGGTGTCGTCGTCAGCACTCATGATCTCACTGAGGCGGAACGTTGCTCCCACGCCGCCCTCCTTGCCGACGGACGCGTGGTCGCCACAGGAACGCCCGATCAAATCGCTCAAAGCGTGCCCGCGGTCGCCTTCCTGATGTCTGGAATCCGCGCCCGACTGATGACCCAATCCGTGGAAGCCATTCCCGGAGTAATCGCCAGCTATCCGCAGGGTCAGAGTCTGCGCGTGGTCGCCACTGCATCGACCGAGGAAGATCTCCTTCGCGTTGCCGCCTCGCATCAAGGCGGCGTTACTCGCGTAGCGATGCGGCTTGAAGACGCCGTGCTGGCCTTTACCGGACGATCGTGA